In Candidatus Cybelea sp., a single window of DNA contains:
- a CDS encoding TIGR01777 family oxidoreductase, with amino-acid sequence MTFQPGTTVAVTGASGFVGREIIAALRARGARPIALSRSAKHPSEDDLETRFFDPNGTPNPQAFAGADAVIHLAGESVSGRWTPEKKRRIADSRIAGTQTLATSLRELQRRPTVLVCASAVGYYGDRGDELLTESAAPGNDFLAGVCVAWEAAASQCETLGIRTVRMRTGLALGRTGGALAQLKRPFELFAGGQLGTGRQFVPWIDVRDLASLYCFALERATLRGAVNAVSPESATNARFARALGAALHRPAFLPAPAIALRLALGEFAQTVLGGQRAVPQAALDAGFVWAHPQLEADLCELLG; translated from the coding sequence GTGACTTTCCAGCCGGGCACGACCGTCGCCGTTACGGGAGCCTCGGGCTTCGTCGGCCGCGAAATCATCGCCGCACTGCGTGCGCGCGGCGCACGTCCGATCGCACTTAGCCGCAGCGCGAAGCACCCTTCCGAGGACGACCTCGAGACACGGTTTTTCGATCCGAACGGCACGCCGAATCCGCAGGCCTTCGCGGGCGCCGACGCGGTGATTCACTTGGCGGGAGAATCGGTCTCCGGCCGCTGGACACCGGAGAAAAAGCGGCGCATCGCCGATTCGCGGATCGCCGGAACGCAGACGCTCGCGACGAGCTTACGCGAACTGCAGCGGCGGCCCACGGTGCTCGTCTGTGCTTCGGCGGTCGGCTACTACGGCGACCGGGGCGACGAACTACTGACCGAGAGCGCCGCGCCGGGGAACGATTTTCTCGCGGGCGTCTGCGTCGCGTGGGAGGCGGCGGCCTCGCAGTGCGAAACGCTCGGCATCCGCACCGTACGAATGCGCACCGGCCTTGCGCTCGGGCGCACCGGCGGCGCGCTCGCGCAGTTGAAGCGGCCGTTTGAGCTCTTTGCCGGCGGTCAGCTCGGCACGGGACGCCAGTTCGTGCCGTGGATCGACGTGCGCGACCTCGCCTCGCTCTATTGTTTTGCGCTCGAACGCGCGACGCTGCGCGGCGCGGTCAACGCCGTTTCGCCGGAGAGCGCGACCAACGCGCGGTTCGCGCGCGCCCTGGGGGCGGCGCTTCACCGTCCCGCGTTTTTGCCGGCGCCGGCGATCGCGCTGCGGCTTGCGCTCGGCGAATTCGCGCAGACGGTCTTGGGCGGCCAGCGCGCCGTGCCGCAAGCGGCGCTCGACGCCGGATTCGTCTGGGCGCATCCGCAGTTGGAGGCCGACCTCTGCGAGCTGCTCGGATAG
- a CDS encoding amidohydrolase family protein → MCFFQSPFHTMTRADALRGLAALSALPVMPTVAGAPNVQNLNTGRELTALIGATALVGSDLTPLPDSVILLRGQSIEAVGRRGSVAIPESAFRVDLAGRYVIPGLIDSHVHFFQSGGLYTRPDAIDLRSVRPYTDEIEWVHANLSDTFARYLRAGITSVVDVGGPFWNYDVRAQAGQTNAGPRVMVAGPLLSSVERSILDPNNDPPIVKIDSVDDAKKLIDRQLAAHTDFVKFWWIVGPEHPAAAFQPIAAPAIEYAHAHGARVVIHATELETARLAVESGTDVLAHSVFDTDVDDAFLDLVRSRKVIYVPTLIVVGNYGYTFAGRPNLTANDLRVANPDIVGTLFNMTDVEAALPAETLERIRQRRAPAPPYAAMRNLRRVHDAGIRIAAGTDAGNIGTQHASSFYDEALAMVASGLTPKQVLLTATGGGAAMMGRTDLGRIERGALADLVVLDANPLADIAALGSVRFVVKDGRLFDAGAILNESPEQIVQRQVNAYNHHDAQVFAEAYAQDGVVVRPSAFVRTRPAIAAAYAQLFAANPHLHVEIVDRSVNGVTVTDKESLTGFADGSTRTATVTYTVSSGAIARAEAQA, encoded by the coding sequence ATGTGTTTCTTTCAATCACCATTTCACACGATGACCCGCGCCGATGCGCTCCGCGGCCTTGCGGCCTTGAGCGCGCTTCCGGTCATGCCGACGGTCGCGGGTGCTCCAAACGTGCAGAATCTCAACACGGGGCGCGAACTGACCGCGCTGATCGGCGCGACGGCGTTGGTGGGCAGCGATTTGACGCCGCTGCCGGACTCGGTCATCCTGCTGCGCGGGCAGAGCATCGAAGCCGTCGGGCGGCGAGGCAGTGTCGCGATCCCCGAATCGGCCTTTCGCGTCGACCTTGCCGGCCGCTACGTGATCCCCGGATTGATCGATAGCCACGTCCACTTCTTTCAGTCGGGGGGCCTCTACACTCGTCCCGATGCGATCGATCTGCGCTCCGTGCGACCCTACACCGATGAGATCGAGTGGGTGCACGCGAACCTTTCGGACACGTTTGCGCGCTATCTGCGGGCCGGCATTACGTCGGTCGTCGACGTCGGCGGGCCGTTCTGGAACTACGACGTCCGCGCGCAAGCCGGCCAAACGAACGCCGGCCCGCGCGTGATGGTCGCGGGGCCGCTGCTCTCCAGCGTCGAGCGGAGCATCCTCGATCCCAACAACGATCCGCCGATCGTCAAGATCGACTCGGTCGACGATGCAAAGAAGCTGATCGACCGCCAGCTCGCGGCGCACACCGACTTCGTGAAGTTCTGGTGGATCGTCGGCCCGGAGCACCCGGCGGCCGCGTTCCAGCCGATCGCCGCGCCGGCGATCGAGTACGCGCACGCGCACGGCGCGCGCGTTGTGATCCACGCGACTGAGTTGGAGACCGCACGCCTCGCCGTCGAATCCGGGACCGATGTGCTCGCCCACAGCGTCTTCGATACCGACGTCGACGACGCGTTCTTAGATCTCGTACGATCGCGCAAGGTCATCTACGTTCCGACGCTGATCGTCGTCGGCAACTACGGCTATACCTTTGCGGGCCGGCCGAACCTCACCGCCAACGACTTGCGCGTCGCTAACCCCGATATCGTAGGAACGCTCTTCAACATGACCGACGTCGAGGCGGCGCTGCCGGCGGAGACGCTCGAGCGAATACGGCAGCGGCGGGCGCCCGCGCCGCCTTACGCCGCGATGCGCAATCTCCGCCGCGTGCACGACGCCGGGATTCGCATCGCCGCCGGTACCGACGCGGGGAATATCGGCACGCAGCACGCATCGTCGTTCTACGACGAGGCGCTCGCGATGGTCGCCTCGGGGCTCACGCCGAAGCAGGTTCTACTGACCGCGACCGGCGGCGGGGCGGCGATGATGGGCCGCACCGATTTGGGCCGCATCGAGCGCGGTGCGCTCGCCGACCTCGTCGTTCTCGACGCTAATCCGCTCGCCGACATCGCGGCATTGGGCTCGGTGCGCTTCGTTGTCAAGGACGGGCGCCTCTTCGATGCCGGCGCAATCTTGAACGAAAGCCCCGAGCAGATCGTCCAGCGCCAGGTCAACGCGTACAACCATCACGACGCGCAGGTCTTCGCGGAAGCCTATGCCCAGGACGGCGTCGTCGTTCGCCCGAGCGCCTTTGTACGAACGCGACCGGCGATTGCCGCTGCGTACGCGCAGCTCTTCGCGGCCAATCCGCACCTGCACGTCGAGATCGTCGACCGCAGCGTCAACGGCGTGACCGTAACCGATAAAGAGTCGCTCACCGGCTTTGCCGACGGCAGCACGCGCACGGCGACGGTCACGTATACCGTCAGCAGCGGCGCGATCGCCCGAGCGGAGGCGCAAGCGTGA
- a CDS encoding VOC family protein, translating into MENCTFALTMLGSSDLERSVRFYTEVLGLRESGRFGGFVFFDTGATTLAVTQEFTAPAPGDHSHECVFGVPSVGKAYDALRERIAFVNEPRPVNAQAWAVNFRDPDGHHLSFYGPE; encoded by the coding sequence GTGGAAAATTGCACCTTCGCGCTGACGATGCTGGGTTCGAGCGACCTCGAGCGATCGGTTCGCTTTTATACCGAGGTACTCGGCTTGCGCGAATCCGGCCGCTTCGGCGGCTTCGTCTTCTTCGATACGGGCGCGACGACGCTCGCGGTGACGCAGGAGTTCACCGCCCCCGCTCCCGGCGATCACTCCCACGAGTGCGTATTTGGGGTGCCCAGTGTCGGTAAAGCGTACGACGCGCTGCGCGAACGCATTGCCTTTGTGAACGAACCGCGGCCGGTCAACGCGCAGGCCTGGGCAGTCAACTTCCGAGATCCCGACGGTCATCACTTGTCGTTCTACGGCCCGGAGTAA
- a CDS encoding PaaI family thioesterase: MSARTTPLAAGLLMAPYAGELPPLEPGAEAAVRERMRSIPIFNNLGFSDVRLGVGCVDCTVARAREFDGIFDSFHGGLLMTAADSAAAITALTIWGAEARVTTTDMSIRFLAPARSDVRLFAQAIKRGRTLVPVAANLWRDDGTLVAVAQVTYMRLL, translated from the coding sequence ATGAGCGCACGCACGACGCCGCTTGCCGCCGGGTTGTTGATGGCGCCCTACGCCGGCGAGCTGCCGCCCCTCGAACCCGGAGCAGAGGCCGCCGTGCGCGAGCGCATGCGCTCGATTCCCATTTTCAACAATCTCGGCTTCTCCGACGTCCGGCTCGGAGTCGGCTGCGTCGACTGCACGGTTGCGCGAGCGCGCGAATTCGACGGAATCTTCGACTCCTTTCATGGCGGACTGCTGATGACCGCCGCAGACTCCGCCGCCGCGATCACCGCGCTCACGATTTGGGGCGCCGAGGCGCGCGTGACGACGACGGACATGAGCATCCGCTTTCTCGCGCCCGCGCGCAGCGACGTCAGGCTCTTCGCACAGGCGATCAAACGGGGCCGAACCCTCGTGCCGGTCGCCGCAAATCTCTGGCGCGACGACGGCACGCTCGTCGCCGTCGCACAGGTCACGTATATGAGGCTGCTTTGA